The following proteins come from a genomic window of Trifolium pratense cultivar HEN17-A07 linkage group LG4, ARS_RC_1.1, whole genome shotgun sequence:
- the LOC123882065 gene encoding exosome complex component RRP4 homolog — protein sequence MREIQLQLSQTQKVRLQKALEHLESLSSKVNSDASVTIADSIPVNHEDGVLKGHGTADLEGEVVATLCGVVERVNKLVYVRTLRSRYKPEVGDIVIGRVIEVAQKRWRLDINYSQNAYLMLSAMNMPDGVQRRRTALDELNMRCIFEEADVICAEVRGFQQDGLHLQARSQKYGKLSTGQLITVTPYLVKRQKQHFHHLEQYGIDLIIGCNGFIWVGEHVEVRDDMVEDQVSQSDPQVLIPNKNSVSLEEQEKNYTALETRKHICRAANAVRVLSTLGFIITLEIIKGVIDLSLSMNLDIHDMLGSEFCVLVAEKEAERRSSNKKKR from the exons ATGAGAGAGATTCAGTTACAGTTGAGTCAAACTCAGAAGGTCCGTCTACAGAAGGCTCTAGAACACCTGGAATCTCTATCTTCTAAGGTGAATTCCGATGCTTCGGTGACCATAGCAGATTCTATACCTGTCAACCATGAAGACGGCGTGCTCAAGGGACACGGAACTGCCGATCTTGAGGGAGAAGTCGTTGCCACGCTCTGTGGTGTTGTCGAGCGTGTTAACAAGCTTGTTTATGTCCGCACGTTGCGGTCAAG GTACAAACCTGAGGTTGGTGACATTGTTATTGGGCGTGTCATTGAG GTTGCTCAGAAACGTTGGAGATTGGATATTAATTACAGTCAAAATGCTTATCTGATGCTTTCTGCTATGAATATGCCTGATGGTGTGCAG AGGCGAAGGACAGCTTTGGATGAACTAAATATGCGCTGTATTTTTGAGGAGGCAGATGTCATTTGT GCCGAAGTTCGTGGTTTTCAGCAGGATGGCTTACACCTTCAAGCAAGAAGTCAAAAATATGGAAAG CTTAGTACTGGTCAACTGATTACAGTCACACCTTATTTAGTGAAGAGACAGAAACAACATTTCCATCATCTGGAGCAGTATGGAATTGATTTAATAATTGGCTGTAATGGATTCATATGGGTTGGGGAACATGTTGAAGTCAGAGATGACATGGTAGAAGATCAAGTGAGCCAATCTGATCCACAAGTTTTAATTCCCAATAAAAATTCTGTGAGTCttgaagaacaagagaaaaaCTATACGGCATTGGAGACAAGAAAACACATATGCAGGGCTGCTAATGCTGTTAGAGTATTGTCCACTTTAGGTTTCATTATAACTTTGGAAATCATCAAGGGAGTTATTGATCTAAGTCTTTCTAtgaatcttgatatacacgacATGCTTGGTTCAGAGTTCTGTGTTCTGGTTGCCGAAAAAGAGGCAGAAAGAAGAAGCTCAAATAAAAAGAAGCGGTAG